TGGGAAGTAACGTTGTCAGTGATTTTGTACTGAAATCTTCTGTACCGCTGTGTGCTGCCGGACAATACCTACGTCACATCGCCCCTTTGGGAACTTTCGAGTGTGCGGCTCCTTCTGTTGCGGGAGGGAATGTCACAGGAAATATCGCCGGCAGCTCCGCAGGCTTCACAGGGAATTTGAGTGGCGATGTTTCGGGAACTCAAGCTGCGACGAGTGTAGATAAAATCAAAGGTGTCGCGCTGGACATGACGGGCATCGCTTCAGGGAAAGTTCTGAAATACAATGGCACAAGCTGGATTCCAAGTGATGATAGTGGGACTGTAGGTGGCATCACGACGTTGAATGGAGATGTCTCTTCAACAGGCAATCCCACTGCCACAGTCACTTTGAATGACAGTACTGTGACCTCCGCAAAGATTGTCGACGGTACTATTGTCGATGCAGACATTTCCAGTAGCGCTGGCATTGCGGATTCTAAACTTGCGACGATTTCATCCGCAGGCAAGGTTTCCGGAAATGCCATCACGTCTGGAACTATTGGTGGTTCTACGACAGTGAATACGTCAGGCTCTGTCACGGCAAACAGCATGTCGACGGGAACTCTGGGTGTTAATAATTTGCAGGTGTATAAAACCGGAAATGGCAACAAGGTCACAATCACGGTGCCGGCAGGGTTGTCGTCAGACTATTCATTGCAATTGCCATCAAGTGCGGGGACTTCGGGACAAGTCTTGTCGACAGATGGCAGTGGGATTTTATCTTGGATAAATCCCGCTACGGGTTCGGTGACCTCAGTAACAGCAACAGCGCCATTGGCCAGCAGTGGAGGAGCCACTCCGGTCATTTCCTTAAACACCTCGGGTGTGCAAACAGGACAAACTCTTTTGTATAATGGAACTCAGTGGAATGTGCAGTATTTTGGCATGGGACAGTTGCGTTCGACCGTCACAGGAACTTCCCAAATTCCTGCATCTTGTTCGACGGCAGATAAGACTCTCACTTGGAGTGCAATCACAGATTCATTTTCTTGTACGACGATTGCAATCGCCAATACGCAAGTCACGGGACTGGGAACAGCTTCCACAAAAAATTTCGGCACATCAGCGGGAAACCTCGTTGAACTTGATGGCTCTGCAAAAATTCCGGTTTCACTTCTTCCCCAAGGAGCTGGTGGAACTCTGGTCGACGGAGGAAATGCCACAGGTGCCGCGATTTCTGTGGGAACGAATGATGCCAACGCTCTGTCTTTAGAAACCAACAATGCTGTTCGAATGACAATCACCTCGGCAGGCAATATTGGAGTCGGCACAGAGGCACCCCAGCACTTCATGCATCTTTCTAAAGATGGAGATTTAAGTACGATTTTGGATTCTTATGGAGGCAGTGCCGGTTTGGTGATGCGAAAAACTTCAGGCACAAAAGCGGCTCCGACGGCAACGTTGAGCGGAGCGGATCTCGGAGTTTTAGTTTTCGGCGGCTACGGCGCTTCAAGTTTTCATTCTTACTCTGCTGCGAAAGTTTCCGCTATTGCCAATGAAAATTTCACGGATGCCACGGGAGCGGCTTCATTGGTATTTTCTACGCGAGGACCCAATGATCTTTCTGCCTCTGACGAAAGAATGAGAATCACACCCACTGGTGACGTTGGTATTGGCACATCGATTCCTGGTGCAAAATTGGAAGTTCAAACCGGAAATATTCGCTCCTCTCGAAGCGCTGGTGTTTCTAATCAATATGCCGAGATTCAGGGAGGAGATCCCGGCGGGATTTATTTTGTTGGTCATACGGATGAAAGCAATAAAAAGCTCCTGCGATTTAGATCTCTGCATAATTCCGGCGGCACTCCCAGCGGTGCTCTCGGATTTTTATTTGAACTAGGTCCTACTTCCGCTCCGATAGAAGTGATGAGAATCACTGAAGAGGGCCATGTGGGCATCGGGACGGCAGCGCCTACGGCTCCATTAAATGTTGTGGAAAGCACGGATATCACCAGTGCGGTCGACGGTGGTGCCATTCTTATTCATACGGGAGCGACTCACCAAATGCGTATTGACTCAAATGAAATTCAAACTTCTTTAAGTGGTGCTGCTTCCAGTTTGGCCATAAATCCTTTCGGTGGCGTCGTTCAGGTTGGAGCTGTCTTTCAGCCACTGACTGATAATAGCTTTACTCTTGGATCGGCCGCGCGACGCTGGTCCGCTGTTTACGCCACGAACGGAACCATTCAGACTTCCGATCGCCGTCTTAAAAAAGACATTCAGGATTTAAACGTGGGTCTTCGTTTTATAAACTCTCTGCGTCCTGTGAGTTTCAAGTGGCGTTCCGATGAACCGTCTTCTGCGCCAACTCACTGGGGCTTGATCGCTCAGGAGTTGCATGACCAAGTAAATCGGGAAGGAACCGATAATGTCGGAGTCGTTTCTAAAAAGGACGATTATTACGGTGTTAATTACTCTGAACTTGTCGGACCCTTGATCAATGCGGTGAAGGAACTGGATGTCGCTTGTAAAATGAGTGAGCAACAAAATAAAAGTCTGAGTGCACGACTGGCTTCTCAAGATCGTCGTCTGGCGAGCGTTGAAGAAGATGTACTTTCACTTAAAAAAGAGAATGCGGAATTAAAAGCTCGACTTCAGAGGTTGGAGCGTGTGCTTGCAAAGCAGTCCCGCTCAAAGTAATCCGGATACTTTGGCGGTTTTTAGGCATTCTCAAGTTGGGGTAATGATTTCTCGGTTTTGGCGCCTAAGCGTTTGAGGTCTTCGACCTGGTCAATAAGGTTGCCGCGGCCCTCGGAGACTTTCTTAAGAACGTCCTCGTGTGCTTTTTGCGCGGCCCCCAATTTTTCCCCAAGGTTTTGCAGATCTTTAAGAAGGCCGGCGAATTTTTCGTAAAGAAGACCTCCGCGTTTCGCGATTTCCAAAGCGTTTTTCTCTTGGCGATCTTGTTTCCATAAAGCCGCCACCGTGCGAAGAGTTGCTAAAAGTGTCGTTGGACTTACGATCGCAACGTTTCTTTCCCACGCGTATTGGAAAAGCTCTGGTTTCAATTTAAACGCCAAGGCGAACGCAGGTTCCAACGGCATAAAGAGGATCACAAAATCAGGCGAGATCAGCTTGTCCGCGGCGTGATATTTTTTCTCTGAAAGTCCGTCGATGTGCTTTTTCAAAGATTCGACATGCAGTTTAGCCGCGCGCTCTTGATCTTCAGAAGTTTCCGCTGACGAGTATTGTTCGTAAGCGATCAAGGTCATCTTGGAGTCGACGATCAGATGTTTTTCGTCGGGAAGATTCACAATCACGTCAGGACGAAGAATCTGGCCGTCATCACCGCGCAAATCCATATCCGTTCCCTGAATAATATATTCATCGCCTTTGCGCAGACCAGAGCGCTCCAAAATATTTTCAAGAATCAACTCGCCCCAGTTTCCTTGTGTCTTCACTTCACCTTTAAGAGCTTTGGTGAGGTTCTGAGTTTCCGCCGACATGACTTTGTTCAGCTCCATCAACTTCGTCAGCTCGCCGCGAAGAACGCCGCGCTCGGAACGCTCGGTTGAGTAAGTTTCTTCCACTTTCTTTTCGAAATCCTTGATACGTTCTTTAAGAGGTTCAAGAACCGAAGCGATGTTTTTATGATTCTGATCTGTGAATTTCGCGGATTTTTCTTCGAAGATTTTTTGCGCGACCACTTCAAACTGCACGTTCATGCGGTTTGCCAGCTCTTCTTGTTGTTTGCGGGCTTCGGTCATTAAAGATTTTTGCTCTTGGATGCTTTGTGAGAGGAGGTCGTTTTTCATTTGCAGTGCTTGAACGTCGGCCTGCAAAGAGGCTTTTTCCGCGGCGGATTGGGCTTTATTTTTAAAATAAACCACAACACCTGAAATAAGTGCGCCTGCAATAAAAGCTATAACGGTTCCGAGAGTCATAAAGTCCTCCTGCCCATTCCTTTTGCCTCTAGAATTTCTTTTGGTCACGAGAAAAAAGAATGATACAAATTGAGTGGAAATTAACCCCAACAATGCGATGCAAAAATGACTTCTGCGACTCAAATTAAAAGTATTCTCCTCGCTTTTCGTCCCAAAACATTAACAGCGGCTCTGGTGCCTTGTGTGGCAGGAACCGCTCTGGTCAAAGCCATCGGTCTTTCTTGGGACGGATGGGTTTTGTTCTACGCTTTGATGGCGTCCTTTCTGATTCAGATCGGAACGAACTTGGTGAACGACGCTGTTGATTTTAAAAAAGGCGCTGACACCGAAAAGCGCATCGGTCCCCAGCGCATCACGCAAGCGGGAATTCTTTCTGCAAATCAGGTCATGGCTTTAGGCTCTCTCTGTTTTGCTCTTGCCATTCTTTGCGGAATTCCGCTGGTGATGAAAGGCGGATGGGTGATCGTTGCTATCGGCTTGGCGTCCGTGTTGATGGGATATGCTTATACGGCGGGCCCGTTTCCTTTGGCTTATCTCGGTTTGGGCGATCTGTTCGTGATTTTGTTCTTCGGGCTTCTTGCGGTGATGGGTATTGTTTTCTTGAACACCGGATCCTGGCTTTCAGAGGCGTTTGTCCTTGGTTTGCAAATCGGCTTGCATGCGACAGTCCTTATTGCCATCAACAACTTGCGCGACGCTAAAGGCGACGTGCTTGTGAACAAAAGAACTCTTGCCGTTCGTTTTGGCGAAAAGTTTTCCCGCTGTGAAATTGCGGCCCTTTGTTTCTTGCCATTTGTACTGAATATTTACTGGTGGACGGAAGGCTATAAAATTCCGGCAATCACTTCGATGTTTGCGTTACCTCTGGCGATTAAAGTCACAAAAAATGTTTTCAATACCGAGCCGGGACCGGTTTATAATAAGTTCCTGGGACAAGCAGCCGGTCTGCACATGGTCTTTGGACTTCTTCTTGCGATAGGATTTGCTCTTTAATGAAAATCAGCTACAGCCCGTACACTCTAAAACCGACCCAATCTTTGAATGCCGCTTCGAAACCGGCACCGCGCGAAGGGGTTTTGTTAAAAGTGGAATGGGCCGACGCCGTCGGTTATGCCGATCTTCATCCCTGGCCCGAGCTGGGCGATCTTGCGCTTGACGAACAACTCTCGTTGTTGCGCCAGGGAAAAATCACGTCGCAAGCGGAACAAAGTATTTGGCTTGCTCGCCGTGATGCTCTTCTTCGCAAAGATAAAAAGAATATTTTCGATCAAGGGGAGCGCGTAAAAAACAATGCGCTTCTCACGGACTTCGCCGCATTAAAGCCCGGTTATTTGGACGAGCTGAAAAAAGAAGGCTTCACCACTCTCAAAGTTAAAGTCGGACGAAATTTAAAAGAGGAAGCCGAAATTCTCACACACATTGCAGCGGCTGGTTTTAAGATTCGTTTGGATTTTAATGCATTGGGAAGTTGGCAGATTTTTGAAAAGTTTATTGGAAACTTGCCTCTGACGGTGAAAGCACTGATCGAGTACGTCGAAGACCCGTTTCCTTTCGAAATCGGTGCGTGGTCTGAGGCGCAAAAGCTCGTCAAGATTGCTTTGGATAATCAATACGACAAGGTTCCGTGGGAGCGTTTGCAAAAAGCTCCGTTTGATGTCGTTATTATTAAACCTGCAAAAACGGACGTGGATAAAGCTGTTGAGCGCTGCTTGAAATGGAATTTGAAAGCCGCCGTCACAAGCTACATGGATCACCCTGTGGGAGTGGCGCACGCCGTTGGCATCGCCATGGAGTTGAAAGAAAAATACAGCGACATGATTTTAGAGTGCGGCTGTCTGACTCATCGTTTGTATCAAATGGATGTTTTTTCTGCCGAGATTTCGACTCAAGGACCGTATCTTCTTAAAGTCAAAGGCACAGGTGTGGGCTTTGATAAGATTTTGGGGGGATTGCCGTGGCATCAACTCAAAATGCGATAACTCTAAGCTCTCAGGATAACGAAATTCTTCTGAATCCGCGCTGGCCGCGTGAAGACTATGAAAGTTTGTGGCAGCTAGCGAAGTCGCAGCAAGAAGAACGAAATCTGCAAGGTCATGTGTGGATTGCAACATCGGGTTCGACAGCGGACTCGAAGTCTTCGATTAAACTTGTGGCGTTGAGTAAAGAAGCCCTTGTGCAGTCCGCTCAATCTGTAAACTTCCATTTACAAAGCCACGCTGGTGATGTTTGGACCCAAGTTCTTCCGCACTTTCATGTTGGAGGACTCGGAATTGCCGTGCGCGCTTCTTTGTCTGGCGCAAAGGTTGTTCCTGCATTGAAAGAAGAGCGTTGGAACGCTGAACATTTTTATAAAACTCTTATCGCGGAGAAGTGCACCCTTTCGGCTTTAGTTCCCACGCAAGTGTATGATCTTGTTGTGCATGGTTTTAAAGCGCCGGCAACAATGCGAGCGATTGTGGTTGGTGGTGGCGCTTTCGAGCCGGAGCTTTATAAAAAAGCGCGCTCACTTGGCTGGCCGGTTCTTCCCAGTTACGGAATGACGGAAACGGCTTCGCAAATCGCAACCGCGTCTTTGCAGTCTCTTTCACAAGAGGACTTTCCAGAAATGACTTTGCTTTCCCACGCAGACGCCAGAAAAAACCTGCAAGGTTTTTTGGAAGTCACTGCGAATTCTCTGTTCACGTGTTATGCGCAAAACGGAGATCATGGCGGGCATTCCTGGGACCCTAAAAAGAACGGCTGGTTCCAAACCGAAGACAAAGGCGACGTTATCAATCGTGGTCTGCATATTTTAGGTCGCAGTAAGGACTATATAAAGATCGGCGGTGAGGGAACAAACCTCGCTCGATTACGCGCAGTTTTGGAAAACGAAGCCATTCTGCTGAATCCCCATTGGTCTGGAAAAGTGGTCTTGCTCGATATGCCCTCTGACAGATTGGGAAGCGAAATACATCTTGTGAGCCTTTTGTCAGAGAGTGAAACCCAGCATGTAGTAGAGCTTTTCGACAGGAAGGTGCTTCCTTTCGAAAAAGTGCGTAAAATTTATTATATAAATGAGATCCCCCGAAGTGACCTTGGTAAAGTTTTGTGGGGAGAGTTGCGGAGAGTATTATGTTGAAAGCAGAAGAAACACCTTGGTCTCAGGGAATTGTGTTGATCTGTACGAAATGTCATAAGTCTATTAGCTCATCTTCTTTAAAAGAAGAGGGGAACAGCGGTGAGAACTTAAAAACTTTTTTGAAGAAGAGCCTGAAAGAAACGGGGGATCTCTCTAAAGTTCGTGTGGTGACGACCAGTTGCCTTGACGTCTGTATTGATGATTATCAAGCCGTGACTTACGCGCCGGTGGAAGGTGAAACTCAAACCTTCACGGTCCATCCAGAGAAGGACCGTGAAGAGTTGCTAAATTTTATTCGCGATGAGATTAACGATTAGTTGAAAAGACCAGTGAAATAATCTCCGATGAGGCCATTCGTGCCACTGGTGTTGATATTCACCGTCACGCCATTCAGGCTGTCGGTTTGAATATAGAAGACACCCGCGCCCATGCCATTCGCAATAGTCACAGAGCTTGAATACATGGGAGTTGTACAAGTAGAGTCGACAAACGTTCGGCTCGATTGACTTGGCGAGAAGCCCACCGTTAATGGAATCGTGATGTTGTAAGTGGCGACATACGTGTTACCGAGATCATCGGAAAGTCCGATCGAAACGGGCTGGCACCCGCCGGCTGTTAAATTAGACATGTAAATTTTCGATTTAGTTGGCGCCAACTTCATCACGAAGTCGGGATTATGCGCCGTCAAACCTGCAGCTGAAATATTAAATTTATAAGTGCCGCTCGCTGTCGCAGTCGGTTTAAAGTAAATCTCCATAGAACTGCTTTGCGCCGCAAGCGTCACTTTATTTGTCGTCACAGAACTGCAGGTGCTGTCATGATAGAACGAGCCTGCGCCGGCATCCAACGTCGCGAGGTTGACGTCTGTCGGTGTTGATACCGGAACTTGGGTGTTGTTGTTGTTTGTTGTCACGACACGGAAGCGTTGACACATTCCGCGGTCCATAAAGCGCGGGCCCCAGAGCTGAACAGTCGTCGGTGACGTGCTGGAGCTGAGATCCACGCGCATCTCAAACGGTTTTGCATCGTAAGTAAACGAGCCCGAGGCCGTCATAAAACTAAGATTGAAGCTATTGAAACTGCCCGTGTCCGCTGCTGACGGAACATATTTTATATATCCTGTCAGAGTCGAAGTGTAACTTGCGAAGCTGTAAGAAGAAACAGCCGTCGAGCAGTTCGAGTCATCATAAAACTGAACTTGCGGAGAAGATGAAGAGGCGGTGAGCGTGCCAGGAAATTGATCGTAGGCATCACCCTTATCATAATTGCGCGCACGAATTTTAAATGGATAACAAATGCTCTTTGCAATCTGATGGGGGTTTTCTTCAAGTTCAAGGAAACGGTAAGTAGATCCGGCCGAAGATTCACGCAAAGTCACGGCAATATAGGACGACGAAACCGTCAATGCAGAGGGAGAGGAAAGTTTAAATTCCAACAGGCCGTCAAGAGGCGCGTCTGGAAATCTGTAAACGACATCAATGCCATCGGTACCTGCAGGGATCGTGAAAGTTTGTGCGGCATTGGCGTTGTTATAGCAGTCCTGCCAGCTTTTAAAGGCAGACACCTGAGGGTAAGTGGTATCAGAGACCTTTTTGTCCAAACTAAAAGAAACATCAGATGTATGTGTCGTTGTAAAGCCCGAGGAATTTCGCAAATTCACACGGAAGTTTTCACACTGAGCGGACCCGGCAAAACCACGTGGCCATGTTTTTTCCAAAGCGATGGTTGAAGCAGGACCGTTGTTGCCGCCGGTGCCTCCACCGTTGGAGCTATCAACAATCGTCAGCGTCTCTGTGTCGCCGATCAAAGTTTCAC
This region of Bdellovibrio sp. 22V genomic DNA includes:
- a CDS encoding AMP-binding protein yields the protein MASTQNAITLSSQDNEILLNPRWPREDYESLWQLAKSQQEERNLQGHVWIATSGSTADSKSSIKLVALSKEALVQSAQSVNFHLQSHAGDVWTQVLPHFHVGGLGIAVRASLSGAKVVPALKEERWNAEHFYKTLIAEKCTLSALVPTQVYDLVVHGFKAPATMRAIVVGGGAFEPELYKKARSLGWPVLPSYGMTETASQIATASLQSLSQEDFPEMTLLSHADARKNLQGFLEVTANSLFTCYAQNGDHGGHSWDPKKNGWFQTEDKGDVINRGLHILGRSKDYIKIGGEGTNLARLRAVLENEAILLNPHWSGKVVLLDMPSDRLGSEIHLVSLLSESETQHVVELFDRKVLPFEKVRKIYYINEIPRSDLGKVLWGELRRVLC
- the rmuC gene encoding DNA recombination protein RmuC, whose translation is MTLGTVIAFIAGALISGVVVYFKNKAQSAAEKASLQADVQALQMKNDLLSQSIQEQKSLMTEARKQQEELANRMNVQFEVVAQKIFEEKSAKFTDQNHKNIASVLEPLKERIKDFEKKVEETYSTERSERGVLRGELTKLMELNKVMSAETQNLTKALKGEVKTQGNWGELILENILERSGLRKGDEYIIQGTDMDLRGDDGQILRPDVIVNLPDEKHLIVDSKMTLIAYEQYSSAETSEDQERAAKLHVESLKKHIDGLSEKKYHAADKLISPDFVILFMPLEPAFALAFKLKPELFQYAWERNVAIVSPTTLLATLRTVAALWKQDRQEKNALEIAKRGGLLYEKFAGLLKDLQNLGEKLGAAQKAHEDVLKKVSEGRGNLIDQVEDLKRLGAKTEKSLPQLENA
- the menA gene encoding 1,4-dihydroxy-2-naphthoate octaprenyltransferase; its protein translation is MTSATQIKSILLAFRPKTLTAALVPCVAGTALVKAIGLSWDGWVLFYALMASFLIQIGTNLVNDAVDFKKGADTEKRIGPQRITQAGILSANQVMALGSLCFALAILCGIPLVMKGGWVIVAIGLASVLMGYAYTAGPFPLAYLGLGDLFVILFFGLLAVMGIVFLNTGSWLSEAFVLGLQIGLHATVLIAINNLRDAKGDVLVNKRTLAVRFGEKFSRCEIAALCFLPFVLNIYWWTEGYKIPAITSMFALPLAIKVTKNVFNTEPGPVYNKFLGQAAGLHMVFGLLLAIGFAL
- a CDS encoding (2Fe-2S) ferredoxin domain-containing protein, with protein sequence MLKAEETPWSQGIVLICTKCHKSISSSSLKEEGNSGENLKTFLKKSLKETGDLSKVRVVTTSCLDVCIDDYQAVTYAPVEGETQTFTVHPEKDREELLNFIRDEIND
- a CDS encoding tail fiber domain-containing protein; amino-acid sequence: MKFEFAVVNPTGSCILYRETSGSLDMRNSGGVFDVPIGPGTKNYPADPGFKLLDSFANSTTFNCEGGGTYTPLTDDKRLLRVQFYDGTGWKLISPDSEIRSVPFAGHAKIAQTANSLGSNVVSDFVLKSSVPLCAAGQYLRHIAPLGTFECAAPSVAGGNVTGNIAGSSAGFTGNLSGDVSGTQAATSVDKIKGVALDMTGIASGKVLKYNGTSWIPSDDSGTVGGITTLNGDVSSTGNPTATVTLNDSTVTSAKIVDGTIVDADISSSAGIADSKLATISSAGKVSGNAITSGTIGGSTTVNTSGSVTANSMSTGTLGVNNLQVYKTGNGNKVTITVPAGLSSDYSLQLPSSAGTSGQVLSTDGSGILSWINPATGSVTSVTATAPLASSGGATPVISLNTSGVQTGQTLLYNGTQWNVQYFGMGQLRSTVTGTSQIPASCSTADKTLTWSAITDSFSCTTIAIANTQVTGLGTASTKNFGTSAGNLVELDGSAKIPVSLLPQGAGGTLVDGGNATGAAISVGTNDANALSLETNNAVRMTITSAGNIGVGTEAPQHFMHLSKDGDLSTILDSYGGSAGLVMRKTSGTKAAPTATLSGADLGVLVFGGYGASSFHSYSAAKVSAIANENFTDATGAASLVFSTRGPNDLSASDERMRITPTGDVGIGTSIPGAKLEVQTGNIRSSRSAGVSNQYAEIQGGDPGGIYFVGHTDESNKKLLRFRSLHNSGGTPSGALGFLFELGPTSAPIEVMRITEEGHVGIGTAAPTAPLNVVESTDITSAVDGGAILIHTGATHQMRIDSNEIQTSLSGAASSLAINPFGGVVQVGAVFQPLTDNSFTLGSAARRWSAVYATNGTIQTSDRRLKKDIQDLNVGLRFINSLRPVSFKWRSDEPSSAPTHWGLIAQELHDQVNREGTDNVGVVSKKDDYYGVNYSELVGPLINAVKELDVACKMSEQQNKSLSARLASQDRRLASVEEDVLSLKKENAELKARLQRLERVLAKQSRSK